In Nocardia asteroides, a single genomic region encodes these proteins:
- a CDS encoding acyl-CoA carboxylase subunit beta produces MSWKETLEDLDGRRERSTAMGGPERVAKHRAKGKLDARARVAHLLDPGTFQEFGALVGGEIAADAIVTGSGLINGTPVMVGAEDFTTVAGTIAPGSNAKRYRLAELAVRNKVPLVMLLEGAGFRPTGAHYGRTPTDLLAQAQCSGKVPMVTAVLGPSAGHGALIAPVSDFAIMSRHGAIFTAGPPVVRESTGEVISKEDLGGPEVAVPSGLVHNLAETDEDALDEIRRYLSYFPSSAWSYPPALLSDDSTEPRATPELLEIISRDNRSTYDIRAVLDVVFDTPDWFEVQPGYGPAIVCALAHLGGHPVAVVANQPEILAGSIDAPAAGKAAHFIAVADSFHLPLVFLADNPGMLPGGESERAGVLRAGAKMFVAQTTASTIKLHLTLRKAYGFGSMVMSLIGFDNQTAAYAYPGATMGAMSAAALGLASGAEEEVAAQLRDMELLASYHSAEHMGFDELIRPEETRTALLTALRRGIFARQQVAEPVLRTAIVP; encoded by the coding sequence ATGAGCTGGAAGGAAACGCTCGAGGACCTCGACGGCCGCCGGGAACGGTCGACGGCTATGGGCGGTCCCGAGCGGGTCGCGAAGCACCGGGCCAAGGGCAAGCTGGACGCGCGGGCCCGGGTCGCGCACCTGCTCGATCCGGGCACGTTCCAGGAGTTCGGTGCGCTGGTCGGCGGCGAGATCGCGGCCGACGCCATCGTAACCGGTTCCGGCTTGATCAACGGCACCCCGGTGATGGTGGGCGCGGAGGACTTCACGACGGTGGCGGGCACCATCGCGCCGGGCAGCAACGCCAAGCGCTACCGCTTGGCCGAGCTGGCGGTGCGCAACAAGGTGCCGCTGGTGATGCTGCTGGAGGGGGCGGGCTTCCGCCCCACCGGCGCGCACTACGGCCGCACCCCGACCGATCTGCTGGCCCAGGCGCAGTGCTCCGGCAAGGTGCCGATGGTCACCGCCGTGCTCGGCCCGTCGGCCGGGCACGGCGCGCTCATCGCCCCGGTCTCGGATTTCGCGATCATGAGCCGCCATGGCGCGATCTTCACCGCAGGCCCGCCGGTGGTGCGGGAGTCGACCGGGGAGGTGATCAGCAAGGAGGATCTCGGCGGCCCGGAGGTGGCGGTGCCGAGCGGGCTCGTGCACAACCTCGCCGAGACCGACGAGGACGCGCTGGACGAGATCCGCCGCTACCTGTCGTACTTCCCGTCGAGCGCGTGGTCATACCCGCCCGCGCTGCTCTCCGACGACTCGACAGAGCCACGCGCGACCCCGGAGCTGCTCGAGATCATCTCCCGGGACAACCGGAGCACCTACGACATCCGCGCGGTGCTCGACGTCGTCTTCGACACCCCCGACTGGTTCGAGGTGCAGCCCGGCTACGGCCCGGCGATCGTGTGCGCGCTGGCCCACCTGGGCGGGCACCCGGTCGCGGTGGTCGCCAACCAGCCCGAGATCCTGGCCGGCTCCATCGACGCCCCCGCGGCCGGGAAGGCCGCGCACTTCATTGCGGTCGCGGACTCGTTCCACCTGCCGCTGGTGTTCCTCGCCGACAACCCGGGCATGCTGCCCGGTGGCGAATCCGAGCGCGCAGGCGTGCTGCGGGCGGGCGCGAAGATGTTCGTCGCGCAGACCACGGCGAGCACCATCAAGCTGCACCTCACGCTGCGCAAGGCGTACGGGTTCGGGTCGATGGTCATGTCGCTCATCGGCTTCGACAACCAGACCGCCGCCTACGCCTACCCCGGCGCCACCATGGGCGCGATGAGCGCGGCCGCGCTCGGGCTCGCCTCCGGCGCGGAGGAGGAGGTGGCCGCGCAACTGCGCGACATGGAGTTGCTGGCGTCGTACCACTCCGCCGAGCACATGGGCTTCGACGAGCTGATCCGCCCGGAGGAGACCCGCACCGCCCTGCTGACCGCGCTGCGCCGCGGCATCTTCGCCCGCCAGCAGGTGGCGGAGCCGGTACTGCGCACGGCGATCGTGCCCTGA
- a CDS encoding cytochrome P450 produces MSTEIVDEAAKVLAEPAAYTDEPRLHAALSGLRARTPVSYVDVPGYKPFWAVTKHADVLAVERNGALFSNWPRPVLMSAESDEQQAAVGIRTLIHMDDPQHRVVRAVAADWFAPKAMRAMELRITELAKRYVDRMRDAGGECDFVQEVAVNYPLFVIMSLLGVPESDFPRMLKLTQELLGSDDEEYQRSAVSQEEKIGALLDMFAYFTEITGARRATPTEDLASTIANARVDGEPLSEIDTVSYYAIIATAGHDTTSGTISGGLRALAENPGQLARLRADMSLLPQATEEMIRWVTPVKAFMRTATADTTLRGVPIAEGDSLLLSYISANRDEEAFDDPFRFDIGREPNKHVAFGFGVHFCLGAALARLEVNRFFAELIPRLTSVELAGEPELTATTFVGGLKHLPIRYTLR; encoded by the coding sequence ATGAGCACGGAGATCGTCGATGAAGCCGCGAAGGTACTCGCGGAGCCCGCCGCCTACACCGACGAGCCGCGGCTGCACGCCGCGCTGTCGGGCCTGCGCGCCAGGACCCCCGTGTCGTATGTCGACGTCCCCGGGTACAAGCCCTTCTGGGCCGTCACCAAGCACGCCGACGTGCTCGCGGTCGAGCGCAACGGCGCGCTGTTCAGCAACTGGCCGCGGCCGGTGCTGATGTCGGCGGAGTCCGACGAGCAGCAGGCCGCCGTCGGCATCCGCACCCTGATCCACATGGACGATCCGCAGCACCGCGTGGTCCGCGCGGTCGCCGCCGACTGGTTCGCGCCGAAGGCCATGCGCGCCATGGAGCTGCGCATCACCGAGCTGGCGAAGCGGTACGTGGACCGGATGCGCGACGCGGGCGGGGAGTGCGATTTCGTGCAGGAGGTCGCGGTCAACTACCCGCTCTTCGTGATCATGTCGCTGCTCGGCGTCCCGGAGTCGGACTTCCCCCGGATGCTGAAGCTCACCCAGGAGCTGCTCGGCAGCGACGACGAGGAGTACCAGCGATCGGCGGTCTCGCAGGAGGAGAAGATCGGCGCGCTGCTCGACATGTTCGCCTACTTCACCGAGATCACCGGGGCGCGGCGGGCGACGCCGACCGAGGACCTCGCCTCCACGATCGCCAATGCCCGCGTCGACGGCGAACCGCTCTCCGAGATCGACACCGTCTCCTACTACGCGATCATCGCGACGGCGGGCCACGACACCACCAGCGGCACCATCTCCGGCGGGCTGCGCGCGCTGGCGGAGAACCCCGGCCAGCTGGCCAGGCTGCGCGCCGACATGTCGCTGCTGCCGCAGGCCACCGAGGAGATGATCCGCTGGGTCACCCCGGTCAAGGCGTTCATGCGCACCGCGACCGCGGACACCACGCTGCGCGGGGTGCCGATCGCCGAGGGCGATTCGCTGCTGCTCTCCTACATCTCGGCCAACCGCGACGAGGAGGCCTTCGACGACCCGTTCCGCTTCGATATCGGGCGCGAGCCGAACAAGCACGTCGCCTTCGGCTTCGGCGTGCACTTCTGCCTCGGCGCCGCGCTGGCCCGGCTCGAGGTGAACCGCTTCTTCGCCGAGCTGATCCCGCGGCTCACCTCGGTGGAGCTGGCCGGCGAGCCGGAGCTGACCGCCACCACCTTCGTCGGCGGCCTCAAGCACCTGCCGATCCGCTACACCCTGCGCTGA
- a CDS encoding enoyl-CoA hydratase/isomerase family protein, with product MTASSAADGRVRYEVDEDRRIATITLNNPERRNSYDATMRDGLAGFLDEVAADDDITVVLLRGAGGVFSTGADMNNAYGWYGDGNGAAPKKSRPSQRRRLTVDRRSFDFYHEFLGFPKVTVAEVGGFALGGGFELALMADIAVVARDARLGMPATRFLGPALGSLHMFFHRLGPVLARRLLLTGDIVEAGTLEHLGVFTETCEPGQVTARARYWAEKAAKMPADGVVIAKEAFRLVEQSQAYQGEEVASYLFHAFGTNLQFGAGEFNFVKTRAEHGTREAFRLRDEHFHVPEP from the coding sequence ATGACCGCTTCCAGCGCCGCCGACGGCCGCGTCCGCTACGAGGTGGACGAGGACCGCCGGATCGCCACGATCACCCTGAACAACCCCGAGCGCCGCAACTCCTACGACGCGACCATGCGCGACGGCCTGGCGGGCTTCCTCGACGAGGTCGCCGCCGACGACGACATCACCGTTGTCCTGCTGCGCGGCGCGGGCGGCGTGTTCAGCACCGGTGCCGACATGAACAACGCCTACGGCTGGTACGGGGATGGCAACGGCGCCGCGCCGAAGAAGAGCAGGCCGAGCCAGCGGCGCAGGCTCACCGTGGATCGCAGGTCCTTCGACTTCTACCACGAGTTCCTCGGCTTCCCGAAGGTCACCGTCGCCGAGGTCGGCGGCTTCGCCCTCGGTGGTGGCTTCGAGCTGGCGCTGATGGCCGATATCGCCGTGGTCGCGCGGGACGCGCGGCTCGGCATGCCCGCCACCCGCTTCCTCGGCCCCGCGCTCGGCAGCCTGCACATGTTCTTCCACCGGCTCGGCCCGGTGCTGGCGCGGCGGCTGCTGCTCACCGGCGACATCGTGGAGGCGGGCACGCTCGAGCACCTCGGCGTGTTCACCGAGACCTGCGAGCCGGGGCAGGTGACGGCGCGGGCGCGCTACTGGGCGGAGAAGGCGGCGAAGATGCCCGCCGACGGGGTGGTGATCGCCAAGGAGGCGTTCCGGCTGGTGGAGCAGAGCCAGGCGTACCAGGGGGAGGAGGTGGCGAGCTACCTCTTCCACGCTTTCGGCACGAATCTGCAGTTCGGCGCGGGCGAGTTCAACTTCGTCAAGACGCGGGCGGAGCATGGTACGCGCGAGGCGTTCCGGTTGCGGGACGAGCACTTCCACGTGCCGGAGCCGTGA
- a CDS encoding amidohydrolase family protein — protein sequence MTRAIDCLANVHFGEVEQQPDWMLKVRDDYFKGPKSMFAQPELDELIEEMDEQGVEKAILMYNMRRPSATALKFVEARPERFALAVNGVDLLRPVASLRELTALTRDLPVAYTAMGASFWGDGRYPPSDAVYYPLYYRCAELGLPLCMNTGIPGPPIPGEVQNPIHLDMVCVRFPELKLCMIHGADPWWDVAIRLLIKYANLRLMTSAWSPKRLPESLIHYMRSRGTRKVIFGSDWPVLPMRRVLPEARALDLPADVLDNYLYANARDFFFADGVNQQEQG from the coding sequence GTGACCAGAGCCATCGACTGCCTCGCCAACGTGCACTTCGGCGAGGTCGAGCAGCAGCCGGATTGGATGCTGAAGGTGCGCGACGACTACTTCAAGGGCCCGAAGTCGATGTTCGCCCAGCCGGAGCTGGACGAGCTGATCGAGGAGATGGACGAGCAGGGTGTCGAGAAGGCGATCCTGATGTACAACATGCGCAGGCCCTCGGCCACGGCGCTGAAGTTCGTCGAGGCGCGGCCGGAGCGGTTCGCGCTCGCGGTCAACGGCGTCGACCTGCTGCGCCCGGTGGCCTCGCTGCGCGAGCTGACCGCGCTCACCCGGGATCTGCCCGTCGCCTACACCGCCATGGGTGCCAGCTTCTGGGGAGACGGCAGGTACCCGCCCAGCGACGCGGTCTACTACCCGCTCTACTACAGGTGCGCGGAGCTGGGGCTGCCGCTCTGCATGAACACCGGCATCCCGGGCCCGCCCATCCCGGGCGAGGTGCAGAACCCGATCCACCTCGACATGGTCTGCGTGCGCTTCCCCGAGCTGAAGCTGTGCATGATCCACGGCGCCGACCCGTGGTGGGACGTCGCGATCCGGCTGCTGATCAAGTACGCGAATCTGCGGCTGATGACCTCGGCGTGGTCGCCGAAGCGGCTGCCGGAGAGCCTGATCCACTACATGCGGAGCAGGGGCACGCGGAAGGTCATCTTCGGCTCGGACTGGCCGGTGCTGCCGATGCGCCGCGTGCTGCCCGAGGCACGCGCGCTCGACCTGCCCGCCGACGTCCTCGACAACTACCTCTACGCCAACGCGCGCGACTTCTTCTTCGCCGACGGCGTGAACCAGCAGGAGCAGGGATGA
- a CDS encoding SDR family oxidoreductase yields MAQPQRRIVVVGAGSGIGAATAAHFHAAGEHVLAVDLRDNDTPATEHRRCDLRDPAAVERLLAAIGDGWDLLAHVAGIPGTAPAAEVLAVNYLGLRRTVTGMLPLLRTGGAVVTVASVAALGWQQRIPELEGLLAATDEAAVLAWQAGQDPAYPVYSTAKQAAVLFATRLAPAAWQKYGVRVNTVSPGPTETPILGDFETSMGKEVLDTVKATVGRHATAADIVPVIAFLGSSAAGWVNGQDLHVDGGFVAPMSVGGPLAL; encoded by the coding sequence ATGGCACAGCCACAGCGCAGGATCGTGGTGGTCGGAGCGGGGTCCGGCATCGGCGCGGCCACCGCGGCGCACTTCCACGCGGCGGGCGAGCACGTGCTCGCGGTCGACCTGCGCGACAACGACACCCCGGCCACCGAGCACCGCCGCTGCGACCTGCGCGACCCCGCCGCCGTCGAGCGGCTGCTCGCCGCGATCGGCGACGGCTGGGACCTGCTCGCGCACGTCGCGGGCATCCCCGGCACCGCGCCCGCCGCGGAGGTGCTCGCCGTCAACTACCTCGGCCTGCGCCGCACCGTGACCGGCATGCTGCCGCTGCTGCGCACCGGCGGCGCGGTCGTCACCGTCGCCTCGGTGGCCGCGCTCGGCTGGCAGCAGCGCATCCCCGAGCTGGAGGGGCTGCTCGCGGCGACCGACGAGGCCGCGGTGCTGGCGTGGCAGGCGGGGCAGGACCCGGCCTATCCGGTGTACAGCACCGCCAAGCAGGCCGCGGTGCTCTTCGCCACCCGGCTCGCGCCCGCGGCCTGGCAGAAGTACGGGGTCCGGGTGAACACGGTGAGCCCCGGCCCGACCGAGACGCCGATCCTCGGCGACTTCGAGACCTCGATGGGCAAGGAGGTGCTCGACACCGTGAAGGCCACCGTCGGCCGCCATGCCACCGCCGCCGACATCGTCCCGGTGATCGCGTTCCTCGGCTCGTCCGCGGCGGGCTGGGTGAACGGCCAGGACCTGCATGTCGACGGCGGCTTCGTCGCCCCGATGTCGGTCGGCGGCCCGCTCGCGCTGTGA
- a CDS encoding TetR/AcrR family transcriptional regulator C-terminal domain-containing protein produces MAKRATPVKRQRRERGSLNPDDIIQGAFELAEEVSIDGLSMPLLGKHLDVGVTSIYWYFRKKDDLLNAMTDRALSQYAFAAPFVEADHWRETLRNHARTMRETFLGNPILCDLILIRSALSRDAARLGAQGIERAINTLVKAGFSVDDAFDLYSAINLHVRGSVVLQRLYDKNKELDAEASAYYEDIAIEPETTPLLAEAMARGRRSGAPDDRNFEYGLECILDHASRVIAGSAPAAPAKKAPAKAAAETAAPAKAPAKKTAAKRSATKAPATRTRRTAAAS; encoded by the coding sequence ATGGCGAAGCGCGCAACGCCAGTGAAGCGGCAGCGCCGCGAGCGAGGATCGCTCAATCCCGATGACATCATCCAGGGCGCTTTCGAACTCGCCGAAGAGGTCTCCATCGACGGGCTGAGCATGCCGCTGCTCGGCAAACACCTCGATGTCGGCGTCACCAGCATCTACTGGTACTTCCGCAAGAAGGACGACCTGCTCAACGCCATGACCGACCGGGCGCTGAGCCAGTACGCCTTCGCCGCGCCCTTCGTCGAGGCCGACCACTGGCGCGAGACGCTGCGTAATCACGCACGGACAATGCGGGAAACGTTTCTCGGTAATCCCATTCTCTGCGATCTGATTCTGATCCGCTCCGCGCTGAGCCGCGATGCCGCCCGTCTCGGCGCGCAGGGAATCGAGCGCGCGATCAACACTCTGGTCAAAGCGGGATTCTCCGTCGACGACGCCTTCGACCTCTATTCCGCGATCAATCTGCACGTGCGCGGCTCGGTCGTATTGCAGCGGCTCTACGACAAGAACAAGGAACTCGACGCCGAGGCGTCCGCGTACTACGAGGACATCGCCATCGAGCCGGAGACAACGCCGCTGCTCGCCGAGGCGATGGCGCGGGGGCGGCGCAGTGGCGCGCCCGACGATCGGAACTTCGAGTACGGGCTGGAGTGCATTCTCGACCACGCGAGCCGGGTGATCGCGGGCAGCGCGCCCGCCGCCCCGGCGAAGAAGGCGCCCGCGAAGGCGGCGGCCGAGACCGCGGCGCCGGCCAAGGCTCCGGCGAAGAAGACCGCCGCGAAGCGCTCCGCGACGAAGGCGCCTGCCACGCGCACCCGGCGCACCGCCGCCGCCTCCTGA
- a CDS encoding AMP-binding protein: MTEWTIGTVLDAVASAVPERTMTVCGERRSTFAESAERTRRLANFLADRGLGLHTERAELERWECGQDRVALLMRNDLYLDAMIGCLKARTVPVNVNPSYTAHEVGELLAYLRPSAVVYHRAFGPVLAEAVPELSELLLIVVEDGSGAPELPGAIGFDDAVRRGDPDRVIETSPDDVAMLCTGGTTGRPKGVLWRQADLYVSSMNGADHESTDVLHAFARATGQSWFAMSPLSHAAGIFTACAGLLAGQTIVLYDDRDRFDARTALETAEREHAALLTMVGDAYAAPLVAALRERSYDLSGLFGIGTGGAATNPVYKRALLELLPHIMIMEGYGSSETGGMGFGRSSRGNPVETFSPMPGGTAISADRARFLEPGEREIGWAVRVGRVPLGYFDDPEATARTFPEIDGKRMAVPGDRVTVDADGTLRLLGRDSLVINTGGEKVFVEEVEEVLRGCPGIADALVVGRPSPRWGNEVVALVCAESGEIPVLALRTACRERLAGYKIPKDFLAVPEVRRLGNGKPDYRWAAERALVPAVGEIGA, encoded by the coding sequence GTGACCGAATGGACCATCGGCACGGTGCTCGACGCCGTGGCGTCGGCGGTGCCGGAGCGAACGATGACGGTCTGCGGCGAGCGCCGCAGCACCTTCGCCGAGTCCGCCGAGCGCACCCGCAGGCTCGCGAACTTCCTCGCCGATCGCGGGCTCGGCCTGCACACCGAGCGCGCCGAGCTGGAGCGCTGGGAGTGCGGCCAGGACCGGGTCGCGCTGCTCATGCGCAACGACCTCTACCTCGACGCCATGATCGGCTGCCTCAAGGCGCGCACCGTTCCGGTCAACGTCAACCCCAGCTACACCGCGCACGAGGTCGGCGAGCTGCTCGCCTACCTGCGCCCCAGCGCGGTGGTGTACCACCGGGCCTTCGGGCCGGTGCTGGCCGAGGCCGTTCCTGAGCTGTCGGAGCTGCTGCTGATCGTGGTCGAGGACGGCAGCGGCGCGCCGGAGCTCCCCGGCGCGATCGGCTTCGACGACGCGGTGCGCCGGGGCGACCCGGACCGGGTCATCGAGACATCCCCCGACGACGTGGCGATGCTGTGCACGGGCGGGACCACCGGCAGGCCGAAGGGGGTGCTGTGGCGGCAGGCCGACCTGTACGTCTCCTCGATGAACGGCGCCGACCACGAGTCCACCGACGTACTGCACGCCTTCGCGCGGGCGACCGGCCAGTCCTGGTTCGCCATGTCCCCGCTCTCGCACGCCGCGGGCATCTTCACCGCCTGCGCCGGGCTGCTGGCCGGGCAGACCATCGTCCTCTACGACGACCGCGACCGCTTCGACGCCCGCACAGCCCTGGAGACCGCGGAGCGCGAGCACGCCGCGCTGCTCACCATGGTCGGCGACGCCTACGCCGCGCCGCTGGTCGCCGCGTTGCGCGAGCGCTCCTACGACCTGTCGGGGCTGTTCGGCATCGGCACCGGCGGCGCCGCCACCAACCCGGTGTACAAGCGCGCGCTGCTGGAGCTGCTGCCGCACATCATGATCATGGAGGGCTACGGCTCCTCGGAGACCGGCGGCATGGGCTTCGGGCGCAGCAGCAGGGGCAACCCGGTCGAGACCTTCTCCCCGATGCCGGGCGGCACCGCCATCTCCGCCGACCGGGCCCGCTTCCTGGAGCCGGGGGAGCGCGAGATCGGCTGGGCGGTGCGGGTCGGGCGGGTTCCGCTCGGCTACTTCGACGACCCCGAGGCCACCGCGCGCACCTTTCCGGAGATCGACGGCAAGCGCATGGCCGTGCCGGGCGACCGGGTGACCGTCGACGCGGACGGCACCCTTCGGCTGCTCGGCCGGGATTCGCTGGTGATCAACACCGGCGGCGAGAAGGTCTTCGTCGAGGAGGTCGAGGAGGTGCTGCGCGGCTGCCCCGGCATCGCGGACGCCCTGGTGGTCGGCAGGCCGAGCCCGCGCTGGGGGAACGAGGTCGTCGCGCTGGTCTGCGCCGAATCCGGCGAGATCCCGGTGCTCGCGCTGCGCACCGCCTGCCGGGAGCGGCTGGCCGGCTACAAGATCCCGAAGGACTTCCTCGCCGTGCCCGAGGTGCGGCGCCTCGGCAACGGCAAGCCCGACTACCGGTGGGCGGCCGAGCGGGCCCTGGTGCCCGCCGTAGGAGAGATCGGAGCCTGA
- a CDS encoding acyl-CoA dehydrogenase, giving the protein MNRYELRRQDYSLSADQTELQAVYAKFFRTRCPIETVRAAEGTGFDKSLWEQLCGTGAASMALPESAGGDGAGLVELTLLAEELGRALAPVPWIDHVVGARLLAALGAAPGRDITDGRRIVALDPNPGQRPGRRLVPAGAVAEEILVLEGADVLRLSFDSGPARVDNIGRLPMAWVDPAAAATATVLGSGQEAVAAYRHALDEWRVLTAAALVGLLDETLRIAAEFANTRYTLGVPIGTLQAISHPLANIAVAVNAGRNLTRRAAWFAEHDPGHQPELPAAAFVYITGEAPTAATMAVQVQGGLGVSAEAAAAAYLVRARGWALAGGDPALHARELAETVARREAAALPA; this is encoded by the coding sequence ATGAACCGCTACGAACTGCGCAGGCAGGACTACAGCCTCTCCGCGGACCAGACCGAACTGCAGGCCGTCTACGCCAAGTTCTTCCGCACCCGCTGCCCGATCGAGACGGTCCGCGCGGCCGAGGGCACCGGGTTCGACAAGAGCCTCTGGGAGCAGCTCTGCGGCACCGGCGCCGCCAGCATGGCACTGCCGGAATCCGCGGGCGGCGACGGCGCCGGGCTGGTCGAGCTGACCCTGCTCGCCGAGGAGCTGGGCCGTGCACTCGCCCCGGTGCCGTGGATCGACCACGTCGTCGGCGCGCGGCTGCTGGCCGCGCTCGGCGCGGCGCCGGGGCGCGACATCACGGACGGCAGGCGGATCGTGGCGCTGGACCCGAACCCGGGGCAGCGCCCGGGGCGCAGGCTGGTGCCCGCCGGTGCGGTGGCCGAGGAGATCCTGGTGCTGGAGGGCGCCGACGTGCTCCGGCTGAGCTTCGACAGCGGCCCTGCCCGGGTGGACAATATCGGCAGGCTGCCGATGGCCTGGGTCGACCCGGCCGCGGCGGCCACCGCGACCGTGCTCGGCAGCGGCCAGGAGGCGGTCGCGGCGTACCGGCACGCGCTCGACGAGTGGCGGGTGCTCACCGCCGCCGCCCTGGTCGGGCTGCTCGATGAAACCCTGCGCATCGCCGCCGAATTCGCGAACACCCGGTACACGCTCGGGGTGCCGATCGGCACGCTGCAGGCGATCTCGCATCCGCTGGCGAATATCGCGGTCGCGGTGAACGCGGGCCGCAACCTGACCCGCCGTGCGGCCTGGTTCGCCGAGCACGACCCCGGCCACCAGCCGGAGCTGCCCGCCGCGGCCTTCGTCTACATCACCGGCGAGGCACCCACCGCGGCGACCATGGCGGTGCAGGTGCAGGGCGGGCTCGGGGTCTCGGCCGAGGCGGCCGCGGCCGCCTACCTGGTCCGGGCCAGGGGCTGGGCGCTGGCCGGCGGCGACCCGGCCCTGCACGCCCGCGAGCTCGCCGAGACCGTGGCCAGGCGCGAAGCCGCCGCCCTTCCCGCATAG
- a CDS encoding enoyl-CoA hydratase/isomerase family protein translates to MTVLLVEQHGGVRTLTLNRPERRNALDRALWAALREQLAEIAAGAARAVVLTGAGGAFSAGADLSATADVEEFPDPAEEMRGINEVVRRLHELPVPTVAKVRGPAYGAGWNLALACDLVIAAPDARFCQIFTRRALSPDCGGSWVLPRLVGLQQAKRLTLLAEAIGAEEARQLGLVTWVRPEAEIDARTAELAGRLAAGAPTALAQTKALLAAGADRTLAEALDAETRAQAVNLAGTDVLEAFAAFLEKREPIFPGANGNSTAAEIM, encoded by the coding sequence ATGACCGTCCTCCTCGTCGAGCAGCACGGCGGCGTGCGCACGCTCACGCTGAACCGCCCGGAGCGGCGCAATGCGCTCGATCGCGCGCTCTGGGCGGCGCTGCGGGAGCAGCTCGCCGAGATCGCCGCCGGCGCGGCGCGGGCGGTCGTGCTCACCGGCGCCGGCGGCGCATTCTCCGCCGGAGCCGACCTCTCCGCCACCGCCGACGTCGAGGAGTTCCCCGACCCGGCCGAGGAGATGCGCGGCATCAACGAGGTGGTGCGGCGGCTGCACGAGCTGCCGGTGCCGACGGTGGCCAAGGTGCGCGGCCCGGCCTACGGCGCGGGCTGGAACCTCGCGCTCGCCTGCGATCTCGTGATCGCGGCGCCCGATGCCCGGTTCTGCCAGATCTTCACCCGCCGGGCGCTCTCCCCGGACTGCGGCGGGTCGTGGGTGCTGCCCCGGCTCGTCGGGTTGCAGCAGGCCAAGCGGCTCACCCTGCTCGCCGAGGCGATCGGCGCGGAGGAGGCGCGCCAGCTCGGGCTCGTCACCTGGGTGCGGCCGGAGGCCGAGATCGACGCCCGCACCGCCGAACTCGCCGGGCGGCTCGCCGCCGGAGCGCCGACCGCGCTCGCCCAGACCAAGGCGCTGCTCGCCGCCGGCGCGGACCGGACCCTGGCCGAGGCGCTCGACGCCGAGACCCGCGCGCAGGCGGTGAACCTCGCCGGGACCGACGTCCTCGAGGCGTTCGCCGCCTTCCTGGAGAAACGCGAGCCGATATTCCCCGGCGCGAACGGGAATTCGACCGCCGCCGAGATAATGTGA
- a CDS encoding cytochrome P450, with protein sequence MDSPVQEEPVTIDLRDPYPFFAANRRANGVYHGGVMDYTRTPPEFRPRDSWSALSWTAANAALRDTETFSSKLYDSTIGVFMGPTILAMHGSRHKAHRNLVTAAFKPQSLRTWEPEIVRPICTALIDEFAERGSADLVREFTFEFPTRVIARLLGLPEEELPFFRKAAVDIISYTGDHRAAFAASGALQEYFQGHIDQRRSQPTEDIIGDLVAAEIDGEKLTDEAIYSFLRLLLPAGLETTYRSSGNLLYLLLTHPEQFEAVRADRRLLNPAIEEGLRYETPLTLVQRTVTRDTELAGVAIPRGATLDICLGAANRDEQRWERAEEFDIARKRLPHLSFTAGAHTCLGLHLARMETRVALEVLLDRLTGITLLDDGDPHIFGQPFRSPTALPVSFEVAG encoded by the coding sequence GTGGACAGCCCCGTGCAGGAGGAACCGGTGACCATCGACCTCCGCGATCCCTACCCCTTCTTCGCCGCCAACCGCCGCGCGAACGGCGTGTACCACGGCGGCGTCATGGACTACACCCGCACGCCGCCGGAGTTCCGGCCACGCGACTCCTGGTCCGCGCTCTCCTGGACCGCGGCCAATGCCGCGCTGCGCGACACCGAGACCTTCAGCTCGAAGCTCTACGACAGCACCATCGGCGTCTTCATGGGCCCGACGATCCTGGCCATGCACGGCTCCAGGCACAAAGCGCACCGCAACCTGGTGACGGCCGCATTCAAACCGCAGTCGCTGCGCACCTGGGAGCCGGAGATCGTGCGCCCGATCTGCACCGCGCTGATCGATGAGTTCGCCGAGCGCGGCAGCGCGGACCTGGTGCGCGAGTTCACCTTCGAGTTCCCGACCCGGGTGATCGCCCGGCTGCTCGGGCTCCCGGAGGAGGAGCTGCCCTTCTTCCGCAAGGCCGCCGTCGACATCATCAGCTACACCGGTGACCACAGGGCCGCCTTCGCGGCGTCGGGTGCGCTGCAGGAGTACTTCCAGGGCCACATCGATCAGCGCCGATCCCAGCCCACCGAGGACATCATCGGCGACCTCGTCGCCGCCGAGATCGACGGCGAGAAGCTCACCGACGAGGCGATCTACTCGTTCCTGCGGCTGCTGCTGCCCGCCGGGCTGGAGACCACCTACCGCTCCTCGGGCAATCTGCTGTACCTGCTGCTCACCCACCCCGAGCAGTTCGAGGCGGTGCGCGCGGACCGCAGGCTGCTCAACCCCGCCATCGAGGAGGGGCTGCGCTACGAGACCCCGCTGACGCTGGTGCAGCGCACCGTCACCAGGGATACCGAGCTGGCGGGTGTGGCGATCCCACGCGGCGCGACGCTGGACATCTGCCTCGGCGCGGCCAACCGGGACGAGCAGCGCTGGGAGCGCGCCGAGGAGTTCGACATCGCCCGGAAGCGGCTGCCGCACCTCAGCTTCACCGCCGGCGCGCACACCTGCCTCGGGCTGCACCTGGCCCGGATGGAGACCAGGGTGGCGCTGGAGGTGCTACTGGACCGGCTGACCGGGATCACCCTGCTCGACGACGGCGACCCGCACATCTTCGGCCAGCCGTTCCGCTCCCCCACCGCGCTGCCGGTGTCGTTCGAGGTGGCCGGGTGA